A window of the Butyricimonas virosa genome harbors these coding sequences:
- a CDS encoding Na/Pi cotransporter family protein: MNYTILDFLQLIGSLGVFLFGMKMMSEALQKVAGNKMRTILAAMTSNRVKGVITGLLITTIIQSSSATTVMVVSFVNAGLLDLIGSIGVIMGANVGTTFTAWLISILGFKISMVSLSLPLIGLSLPLLFSAKRMRKSWGELIIGFGLLFIGLNFLQENMPNIQENPEILNFLHNYTDLGYGSYILFMLIGTALTILIQSSSATMALTLVMCANGWIGFDIAASMVLGENIGTTITANLAAMVANTTAKRAAFAHFLFNLFGVAWVLAIFPFFLGWVAQLSIYLGIGDPFTSVGSVPVALSLFHTCFNVANVLILIWFTKIIANLVTHIIKSKESADDAFTLKHIKIGLLSTPDASLFQAKQEISHYAKNTLDMYRQVVECLHTPTKEFEKKFNKIDKLEDESDVVEVEIADYLTKVSESKLSTENSQRVRAMFKIVSEIESIADSSLNVAKAVGRRNEQNVEFPEFIDEKLQHMMAIVDEALVVMCANLTIEYKEVKAKKAYEVEQTINDYRTILQQEHLTAIEEKKYDYATGIIYSDIFFECEKIGDYAINVTEAIKEIGTDN, encoded by the coding sequence ATGAATTACACGATTCTCGATTTCTTGCAGTTGATCGGATCATTGGGTGTGTTCCTCTTCGGTATGAAGATGATGAGTGAAGCCCTGCAAAAGGTGGCGGGTAATAAAATGAGGACCATCCTCGCCGCAATGACATCCAATCGCGTGAAAGGTGTGATTACAGGTTTGTTAATCACCACCATCATCCAAAGTTCTTCAGCCACCACAGTGATGGTTGTCAGTTTTGTTAATGCCGGCTTACTTGACCTTATCGGTTCTATCGGGGTCATCATGGGAGCCAACGTGGGAACCACGTTCACGGCATGGCTCATCTCCATCCTGGGATTCAAGATCAGCATGGTAAGTCTTTCCCTCCCCTTGATCGGATTAAGTCTCCCCTTGCTTTTCTCGGCAAAACGGATGCGCAAGAGCTGGGGGGAATTGATTATCGGATTCGGACTTTTATTTATCGGTCTGAATTTCCTGCAGGAAAACATGCCGAACATTCAAGAAAATCCTGAAATTCTGAATTTTCTACATAATTACACGGATTTAGGCTACGGTTCCTACATCCTATTCATGCTTATCGGGACAGCGCTGACCATACTGATACAATCATCATCTGCCACGATGGCCCTGACGCTGGTCATGTGTGCTAACGGCTGGATCGGGTTCGACATCGCAGCTTCCATGGTCTTGGGAGAAAACATCGGAACCACGATCACGGCGAACCTCGCCGCCATGGTTGCCAACACTACTGCCAAAAGAGCCGCTTTCGCTCATTTCCTATTCAACCTCTTCGGGGTTGCATGGGTTTTAGCCATATTCCCGTTCTTTTTAGGCTGGGTGGCACAATTGAGTATTTACTTGGGAATTGGAGATCCGTTTACAAGCGTAGGTTCGGTTCCGGTAGCGCTATCGCTGTTCCACACTTGCTTTAACGTGGCCAATGTGCTTATTTTGATCTGGTTTACCAAGATCATTGCAAACCTCGTTACCCATATTATCAAATCTAAAGAATCGGCAGACGATGCCTTCACGTTGAAACATATTAAAATCGGGTTATTATCTACCCCGGACGCATCCTTGTTCCAAGCAAAACAAGAGATTTCTCACTATGCGAAGAATACGTTAGATATGTATCGCCAAGTAGTGGAATGTCTGCATACTCCCACGAAAGAATTCGAAAAGAAATTCAATAAAATCGACAAACTGGAAGACGAGAGTGACGTGGTGGAAGTAGAAATTGCAGACTACCTGACGAAAGTATCGGAATCCAAATTATCCACGGAAAACTCGCAACGGGTCAGAGCTATGTTCAAGATCGTATCGGAAATCGAAAGTATCGCAGACTCGTCATTGAACGTTGCCAAAGCTGTTGGACGTCGGAATGAACAAAACGTGGAATTCCCCGAATTTATCGACGAGAAGTTACAACACATGATGGCTATCGTGGACGAGGCTCTCGTAGTTATGTGTGCAAACCTCACGATTGAATACAAGGAAGTGAAGGCAAAGAAAGCTTACGAAGTAGAGCAAACAATCAATGATTACCGGACGATCCTGCAACAGGAACACTTGACTGCAATCGAGGAAAAGAAATATGATTATGCCACGGGTATTATATACAGTGACATTTTCTTCGAATGCGAGAAGATCGGGGATTATGCGATTAACGTGACCGAGGCAATCAAGGAAATCGGGACAGACAATTAA
- the groL gene encoding chaperonin GroEL (60 kDa chaperone family; promotes refolding of misfolded polypeptides especially under stressful conditions; forms two stacked rings of heptamers to form a barrel-shaped 14mer; ends can be capped by GroES; misfolded proteins enter the barrel where they are refolded when GroES binds) produces the protein MAKEIKFNVEARDLLKKGVDELANAVKVTLGPKGRNVVIEKKFGAPHITKDGVSVAKEIELSDPYANIGAQMVKEVASKTGDDAGDGTTTATILAQSIISVGLKNVTAGANPMDLKRGIDKAVAEVVKSLEAQKEAVGENYDKIRQVARISANGDDNIGSLIAEAMEKVTKEGVITVEEAKGTETEVKVVEGMQFDRGYISPYFVTDTEKMNAEFEKPYILLYDKKVSTMKELLPLLEPVAQAGRALVIIAEDVESEALATLVVNRLRGSLKIAAVKAPGFGDRRKEMLEDIAILTGGVVISEEKGLKLETATIDMLGCADKVTIDKENTTIVNGCGSKEAIAERVNQIKKLIEHSTSDYDKEKLQERLAKLAGGVAVLYVGAASEIEMKEKKDRIDDALSATRAAIEEGIVPGGGVAYIRAIESLEKLKGENEDETTGIEIIKRAIEEPLRQIAANAGVEGAVVVNKVKEGKKDFGYNARTGVYENLMKTGVIDPKKVTRVALENAASIAGMFLTTECVLVEEKQENPAPAMPPMGGGMPGMM, from the coding sequence ATGGCAAAAGAGATAAAATTTAATGTTGAAGCCCGCGATTTATTGAAAAAGGGTGTTGACGAATTGGCTAATGCAGTGAAAGTAACGCTTGGCCCCAAAGGACGTAACGTGGTAATCGAGAAAAAATTCGGTGCCCCGCACATTACTAAAGATGGTGTTTCCGTGGCAAAAGAGATCGAACTCTCTGACCCGTATGCAAACATCGGGGCACAAATGGTAAAAGAAGTGGCATCCAAGACCGGTGATGACGCAGGAGACGGAACCACAACCGCAACCATTTTAGCTCAATCCATTATTAGCGTGGGATTGAAAAACGTAACTGCCGGTGCAAACCCGATGGATCTGAAAAGAGGTATCGACAAAGCTGTTGCTGAAGTTGTAAAAAGCTTGGAAGCTCAAAAAGAAGCAGTTGGGGAAAATTACGATAAAATTCGTCAAGTTGCCCGTATCTCTGCCAACGGTGATGACAACATCGGTTCATTAATTGCCGAAGCCATGGAAAAAGTTACCAAGGAAGGTGTTATCACGGTAGAAGAGGCTAAAGGTACCGAAACAGAAGTGAAAGTGGTTGAAGGTATGCAATTTGACCGCGGTTATATTTCTCCCTATTTCGTAACTGACACGGAGAAAATGAACGCAGAATTCGAGAAACCTTACATCCTGCTTTATGACAAGAAAGTTTCCACGATGAAAGAACTTCTTCCGTTGCTGGAACCGGTTGCTCAAGCCGGACGTGCTTTGGTAATCATTGCGGAAGATGTTGAAAGCGAAGCTTTAGCTACCTTGGTTGTAAACCGTTTGAGAGGTTCTTTGAAGATTGCCGCTGTAAAAGCTCCCGGATTCGGAGACCGTAGAAAAGAAATGTTGGAAGACATTGCCATATTGACAGGTGGTGTTGTTATCTCTGAAGAAAAAGGTTTGAAACTGGAGACTGCCACGATCGATATGTTAGGATGTGCAGACAAGGTAACTATCGACAAAGAGAACACCACGATCGTTAACGGCTGCGGTTCAAAAGAAGCTATTGCAGAACGCGTAAATCAAATCAAGAAATTGATCGAGCACTCTACTTCTGATTACGACAAAGAAAAATTACAGGAAAGACTGGCTAAATTAGCCGGAGGAGTTGCCGTACTTTACGTGGGTGCCGCTTCTGAAATTGAAATGAAAGAGAAGAAAGACCGCATCGACGATGCTTTAAGCGCAACCCGTGCAGCCATCGAAGAAGGAATCGTTCCCGGAGGTGGTGTAGCCTACATCCGTGCTATCGAAAGCCTTGAAAAATTGAAAGGCGAAAATGAGGACGAAACCACCGGTATCGAAATCATTAAACGTGCTATCGAAGAACCGCTTCGTCAGATTGCCGCTAACGCCGGAGTAGAAGGAGCTGTGGTTGTAAACAAAGTAAAAGAAGGTAAGAAAGATTTCGGTTATAACGCTCGTACAGGTGTTTACGAAAACTTGATGAAGACCGGAGTTATAGATCCGAAGAAAGTAACAAGAGTTGCCTTGGAGAACGCCGCTTCTATCGCCGGAATGTTCTTGACCACCGAATGCGTGTTAGTAGAGGAAAAACAAGAAAATCCTGCTCCTGCCATGCCGCCGATGGGAGGAGGAATGCCGGGAATGATGTAA
- the groES gene encoding co-chaperone GroES, translating into MALKTVLNKIIVEPVEAETKTASGIIIPDSAKEKPQKGIVVATGKGKHDEPMEIKVGDAVLFGKYSGTEVNIDDKKYLVMNQSDILVVL; encoded by the coding sequence ATGGCACTTAAGACAGTTCTTAACAAAATCATTGTAGAGCCGGTAGAGGCAGAAACTAAAACCGCATCAGGTATCATCATCCCTGATTCCGCAAAAGAAAAACCACAAAAAGGAATCGTAGTAGCAACCGGAAAAGGCAAACACGACGAGCCGATGGAAATCAAAGTGGGAGATGCCGTTCTATTCGGTAAATATTCAGGAACAGAAGTCAATATCGACGACAAAAAGTATCTGGTAATGAATCAATCAGACATTCTGGTGGTTCTTTAA
- the secG gene encoding preprotein translocase subunit SecG — protein MYIAISILIFIVCALLILIVLVQNSKGGGLSSSFASSNQIMGVRKTTDFLEKATWTLAGAMLVLCIVSAMVLPRGEQAGKKSAIQEQINTAAPGTQAIPDFGTMNNNNTTTTTGEENNTTSQEQE, from the coding sequence ATGTACATAGCTATTTCTATTTTGATCTTTATTGTTTGCGCTCTACTTATATTGATCGTATTGGTGCAAAACTCAAAAGGCGGTGGTTTATCTTCTTCCTTTGCTTCTTCAAACCAAATCATGGGTGTAAGAAAGACAACCGATTTCTTGGAAAAAGCGACATGGACATTAGCTGGGGCGATGCTTGTTTTATGTATTGTATCCGCAATGGTACTCCCCAGAGGTGAACAAGCCGGGAAAAAATCTGCTATTCAAGAGCAAATTAATACTGCCGCTCCGGGAACACAGGCAATCCCCGATTTCGGAACGATGAACAATAACAACACGACCACGACAACGGGTGAAGAGAATAACACGACTTCACAAGAACAAGAATAA
- a CDS encoding LptE family protein, translating to MIKKIIPILLLAFAFNGCKLQSISYSFSGVSLQNGEKTFSVDYFSNKTAFAPNLGADFTEALKSYLRSRTNLTELTDNDGDIRFEGQITGFAQTPVDITADEIAAKNRLTITIRVKYTNTKDESGKSDFDTSFSHYEDYGIDENYESIEPDLIKKITEKIIEDIYNKALTNW from the coding sequence ATGATCAAGAAAATTATACCTATATTACTACTGGCTTTTGCCTTTAACGGGTGTAAACTACAAAGTATTAGTTACTCGTTTTCAGGCGTGTCGTTACAAAATGGAGAAAAAACATTTTCGGTAGATTATTTCTCAAATAAAACCGCTTTTGCCCCGAACCTAGGAGCGGATTTCACAGAAGCACTGAAAAGTTATTTACGCTCGCGAACAAACCTGACCGAATTGACAGATAATGACGGGGATATCCGTTTTGAGGGACAGATTACCGGATTCGCACAAACTCCGGTTGACATCACGGCCGATGAAATCGCTGCCAAGAACCGATTGACAATCACGATCCGGGTGAAATACACGAACACAAAAGATGAATCAGGGAAATCGGATTTCGACACATCATTCTCGCATTATGAAGATTACGGGATTGACGAGAATTACGAGTCCATCGAACCTGACTTGATAAAGAAAATCACGGAAAAGATTATCGAAGATATTTATAACAAGGCCTTAACAAACTGGTAA
- a CDS encoding sigma-54 interaction domain-containing protein — MEDIRTIKQRFEIIGNDIKLNRAIEKAVQVAPTDFTVLITGESGVGKEIFPRIIHSFSARKHAQYIAVNCGGIPEGTIDSELFGHEKGSFTGALADRKGYFEVSDGGTIFLDEVGELPLSTQAKLLRVLEAGEFIRVGSSKVQKTNVRVIAATNVDLPAAVKNGKFREDLYYRINTIPISIPALRERKEDISLLFRKFAADFAEKYRMPPIRLTEDAVQILENYRWPGNVRELKNITEQISILEQERTVDALRLKEYLPVQNNTLPALTSNPESDHSFATEREILYKILFDMKKDMNDLKHLVYDIMQKEHTIKPEPEPSTSIVLRNLYETPQSEFLGQAPQKTITVEKNNHIEDTEAVVEESLSLEEKEKEMIVKALEKNHGKRKLAAQDLGISERTLYRKLKEYDIEI, encoded by the coding sequence ATGGAGGACATCAGAACGATTAAACAACGTTTCGAAATTATCGGGAACGACATCAAGCTAAACCGGGCAATAGAAAAAGCCGTACAAGTGGCACCCACGGATTTTACCGTGCTTATCACAGGTGAGAGTGGTGTAGGAAAAGAAATTTTTCCTCGAATCATCCATAGTTTCAGTGCCCGTAAACATGCACAGTACATCGCCGTTAACTGCGGGGGAATTCCAGAAGGGACCATTGACTCCGAATTATTCGGTCATGAAAAAGGATCATTCACGGGAGCGCTTGCTGACCGGAAAGGTTACTTCGAGGTTAGTGACGGGGGAACGATTTTCCTAGATGAAGTAGGGGAATTACCGCTATCCACGCAGGCGAAATTGTTACGCGTACTTGAGGCCGGAGAGTTTATCCGGGTTGGCTCGTCGAAAGTACAAAAAACGAACGTGCGGGTAATTGCCGCCACGAACGTGGATCTGCCAGCGGCCGTCAAAAATGGGAAGTTTAGGGAAGACCTTTATTACCGGATCAACACGATTCCCATCTCGATTCCGGCATTACGAGAGCGGAAAGAAGACATATCTCTCCTGTTTCGAAAATTCGCAGCAGACTTCGCCGAGAAATACCGTATGCCTCCTATCCGGCTTACCGAGGACGCCGTGCAAATACTCGAAAACTACCGGTGGCCGGGAAACGTGCGTGAATTGAAAAATATCACGGAACAAATCTCCATTCTCGAACAGGAAAGAACGGTGGATGCCCTAAGACTAAAAGAGTATCTTCCGGTACAAAACAATACGCTCCCGGCATTAACATCTAACCCGGAAAGCGATCATAGTTTCGCCACGGAACGAGAAATCCTGTACAAAATACTTTTTGACATGAAAAAAGACATGAACGATTTGAAACACCTCGTGTACGACATCATGCAAAAAGAACATACGATAAAGCCCGAACCGGAACCTTCAACCTCTATCGTTCTCCGGAACTTGTATGAAACCCCGCAATCGGAATTCCTAGGACAAGCCCCGCAAAAGACAATCACCGTAGAGAAGAATAATCATATCGAGGATACGGAAGCTGTCGTGGAAGAATCCCTCTCACTGGAAGAGAAAGAAAAAGAAATGATCGTGAAAGCCTTGGAAAAAAACCACGGCAAACGAAAACTGGCCGCACAGGACCTCGGAATATCAGAGAGGACACTATACCGGAAATTAAAAGAGTATGATATTGAAATTTGA
- a CDS encoding RNA polymerase sigma-70 factor: protein MIEEASINVNGLMKGDENAFQALFIDYYSVLVSFAMKYLEDQETAEDIVQDVFVKIWETREKLGGIDNLSAYLYQMVRFRSFNYLRAEKVRQDATKFFTEELEETEVNEYIKNETFRIVMQTLEDLPPGSRNVFSRAIQGYSAKEIADELGIAVETVKKQKQVARRILKEKLGNLFSLFFLVG, encoded by the coding sequence ATGATAGAAGAGGCTTCTATAAATGTAAATGGTCTAATGAAAGGTGATGAAAATGCTTTTCAAGCACTTTTTATAGACTATTATTCTGTATTAGTCTCTTTTGCAATGAAATATCTTGAAGATCAAGAAACGGCTGAAGATATAGTGCAAGATGTATTCGTGAAGATATGGGAAACTCGGGAAAAGTTGGGAGGGATTGATAATTTGTCCGCTTATCTGTACCAGATGGTTCGTTTTAGAAGTTTTAATTATTTACGTGCGGAGAAAGTTCGTCAAGATGCCACGAAGTTTTTTACCGAGGAACTGGAGGAGACCGAGGTGAATGAATATATCAAAAACGAAACTTTCCGAATTGTCATGCAAACCTTAGAAGATTTACCACCTGGAAGTAGAAATGTGTTTTCTCGAGCAATACAAGGTTATTCTGCCAAGGAGATCGCTGATGAATTGGGAATTGCCGTGGAGACCGTGAAAAAGCAAAAACAAGTGGCCCGGAGAATTTTGAAAGAAAAATTGGGGAATCTGTTCTCTCTTTTTTTTCTTGTGGGATGA
- a CDS encoding FecR family protein has protein sequence MKTYKEIPSLLSKVLLGTLSEEEAHVLRQWREESSENERLYESVMNAEYMVQKSREVANVDIVNGYMNVVQKRKRNARVRRIHRIVSIAAGVVLPLLAVVLWYGARQKLGDVPEQVTSVIRHGEVKAELVLADGTTRILSSRVTDSLFVQQGVSIVVQNQGVSYQGDSSVVEERYNILRVPRGGEYSITLSDGTIVYLNSESELRYPVNFVGRDRRVYLSGEAYFDVTQNKEHPFIVEMKNSVVRVLGTSFDVRAYADEDEVLTTLVQGVVRFSAGKESVVLEPGKQAILDKLGQIETREVDTYLYTAWKEGVFAFKKQRLEEIMKVVARWYDVNVFWENISQKEVTFTGKMKRYDDFSKVVEMLEMTGNTEFVVRENNIFIREK, from the coding sequence ATGAAAACATATAAAGAGATTCCGTCGCTTTTGTCAAAGGTTCTTTTGGGCACGCTTTCTGAAGAGGAGGCGCATGTTTTACGGCAATGGCGAGAGGAAAGTTCAGAGAATGAGCGGTTGTATGAAAGCGTGATGAATGCCGAGTACATGGTTCAAAAAAGCCGGGAAGTAGCAAATGTTGATATCGTGAATGGTTATATGAACGTAGTTCAGAAACGGAAACGTAATGCCAGAGTACGGCGAATTCATCGAATTGTAAGTATTGCGGCAGGAGTCGTTCTTCCGTTATTGGCGGTAGTTTTGTGGTATGGAGCAAGGCAGAAGCTGGGTGATGTACCGGAACAGGTGACAAGTGTCATCCGACATGGAGAAGTGAAAGCCGAATTGGTATTGGCGGATGGAACAACCCGGATTTTGAGTTCAAGGGTAACCGATTCGTTGTTTGTTCAGCAAGGGGTAAGTATTGTTGTCCAGAATCAAGGAGTAAGTTATCAAGGGGATTCGTCCGTTGTGGAAGAACGTTACAATATATTACGGGTTCCTCGTGGGGGAGAGTATTCAATTACGTTGAGCGATGGAACCATTGTGTATTTGAATTCGGAGTCAGAACTTCGGTATCCTGTAAACTTCGTGGGTAGAGACCGTCGGGTTTATTTGTCTGGGGAGGCTTATTTCGATGTGACACAAAATAAGGAACATCCTTTTATCGTAGAGATGAAGAATTCGGTGGTAAGGGTGTTGGGGACGAGTTTTGATGTGAGGGCTTATGCGGATGAGGATGAGGTTTTGACGACTTTGGTACAAGGAGTTGTTCGGTTTTCTGCCGGGAAAGAATCCGTTGTGTTAGAACCGGGCAAACAAGCTATACTGGACAAATTAGGGCAGATTGAAACGAGAGAAGTGGATACCTATTTGTACACGGCTTGGAAAGAGGGTGTTTTTGCTTTTAAAAAACAACGATTGGAAGAGATCATGAAAGTAGTTGCCCGTTGGTATGATGTGAATGTATTTTGGGAGAACATTTCTCAAAAGGAGGTGACATTTACAGGAAAAATGAAACGGTATGATGATTTTTCCAAAGTGGTGGAAATGCTTGAGATGACGGGTAACACGGAATTTGTGGTTAGAGAAAATAATATTTTTATTCGAGAAAAATAG